The genomic interval TCCAACACGGCCCGAAGCTGCTTCACCGGCGCGCGGGAGCGCAGCGGCAGGTCCTGGCGCACGACACAGACCTGCACGTCGTTGTTCACCAGCACCGCCACCAGCGCATCCTCGACCGAGCGGACCTGCAACATCTCGTGGACGAACTGCTTCTCCCCGCGCTGCGCATCCAGGATGCCTCGGCGCACCCTCGCGAAGTCCTCGGCGGACATGTCATCCACCACCAGCGTGGTGAAGTAGTGCGGCCCTTCCATCTCCACCACGCCCGCCCGCGAGATGCCCCCCTCCGACTCCAGCAGCGCCGCGCGGTCCTGATGAAGGCTCAAGAGCGCCACCAGGCGGCGCACCTCCTCGGCCAGCTCCTCCACATCGTGCCGCCTCGCCATGTCCGCCAACCGCTGCAGGCGCGCCTCGCCGGGGAACACGAAGAGCCGCTCGATGGGATGGACCTCCGCGAAGAGCGCCAACACCTGCTCCACGTGCGCGGCCGACACCTGGCCCTCCCCGTGGCGGGCTTCCAGCCGGGACATCTCCTCTCGCAGCCGATTCCACACATCCAGGCGGACTTGCTCGGGATTGAAGACCGCGGACAACAAGTGGGCTTGGACCCCTGCTTCCAACGAGGTCATCGGCTCCGGCATGGCTCTAAATCCTTTCGTCGGCGAACACCGGCGAAGCGCCGTGCGTGGCGACGCCGGTCAAGGTAGCCGCCGCCCCGCTCCCGCGAAGCCTGGACGAAGGGGAGGGATGCAATACCTTGCCTGGGCCCATGAGCACGAGGGTTCACCTGCCCGCGTGCCTGCCCGTTGCCTCGCGGCCCGAGCGACCACACTCCTCAACCACCGAGGCTGGGCACCCACTGTCCGCTCGCAAGCGCTCGGGTCTCTGGGAGGAGATGACATGACGCTCGCACTTCGCCGTCGCAGAAGCTGGCTGCTCTCCACGTGCCTGCTGGCGCTCGCCGGCCCCAGCCTCGCGCTCGGCGCGAACCCTCCGTCCTCCACGAAGCCCGCCCCGGCCCCGAGTACAGCCGCCCGCCCCTCCCCAGGAGACGAGGCCCGCCCCTCCGGCGCGGAGATTCAACAGGCGCTCCAGAAAGCCCACCAGCAGTTCCGGGGGACCAAGGACGGCAAGAACGCCGACTACATCCCCTACCTCGCCAAGGTGGACTCCAACCTGTTTGGCCTCGCCGTCGTCACCGTCGATGGCGAGGTCTACACCGTGGGCGACGCGACCTCGCCCTTCCCCATCGAATCCCTCTCCAAGCCCTTCACGCTCGCGCGGCTCATGGAAGAGGTGGGCGCCAAGAAGGTCGAGGACAAGATTGGCGTGGACGCCACCGGCCAGCCCTTCAACTCCATCATCGCCATCGAGATGAACAAGGACCACCGCGCGGGCAACCCGCTCGTCAACGCGGGCGCCATCACCTCGGTGAGCATGATTCCGGCCAAGACGCCGGAGGAGCGCTGGAAGAAGCTCAGCGACAACTTCAACGCCTTCGCGGGTGACCACCTTCCGGTGAACCAGGACGTCTACAAGTCCGAGACGGACACCAACACGCGCAACCAGTCCATCACCGCGCTCCTGGAGTCGTACGACGTGCTGGGCTCTCCCGCGGACCAGGCCCTGGACCTCTACACCCGGCAGTGCTCCGTCAATGTCACCGCCAAGCAACTGGCCACCATGGGCGCCACGCTGGCCAACGGCGGCATCAACCCCATCACCGGCGCCAGGGTCATCAGCGCCGACACGGCCCGGCGCACGCTGGCGCTGATGGCGACCAATGGCTTGTATGAGAACACCGGTGAGTGGCTCTATCAGGCGGGTGTCCCCGCCAAGAGCGGCGTGGGTGGAGGCATCGTCGCGGTGGTGCCCGGCCGCTACGCCATCGCCGCCTTCTCACCTCCGCTCGACAAGGCCGGCAACAGCGTTCGCGCCCAGCGCGCCATCACCCAGGTGGTCAACTCGCTGGGCGACAACCTCTACGCCTCCACCCCCACGCCCGAGCATCAGCAGGGCATCGGCGGCTCCGGGCGCCCCATGAAGAAGCACGCGCCGAAGTCCACCCCCGCGCATTCTCCGTGAGCCGCGGTCCCCGGGGTGCGCGCCAGTGAACACGGCACCGTGCTCGAAGTCCCCTGGCGCATCGCCTCGTCCCCAGGAACGAGCCCGCTGTCCATCCGTGGGCGCGAAACCGTCACGGTCGTCTGCTCGCGAATAGCGCACGCGACCTGAGACTGGCGCGCCGTCGACGCATGCCCAGAGTGCCGCTCGGGCCCGTGCGAGTCCTCTCGTGCGGGCCCGAGCTCGTTCAAGGGACAGGGTATGCGCTGGATGCGGTTCGCGGCGTTCTTCGCCGCTGTGAGCAGCGGGCTCCTCGCGCCGGCCGAGAGCCGCGCGGACGACGAGGACTCCAAGGACAAGGACGAAGACAAGCCCACCCTCGTCGGAGGCTTCGACGAGAAGAACGGCTTCCACCTCCAGTCGGAGGATGGGAACTACCTGCTCGCCATCGGACTCCAGGCTGGCTACAAGCTCGAGCCCGTCTTCCTCGACGGCAAGGCCGAGTCCCGCACCGCCTTCTCGTTCCTGCGCCCCATCATGCGCGGCAACATCTACCGGCCGTGGATTCGCTTCTGGACATCCCTGGAGTTGGCGGACCCGCCGCTGTACCTGCTCGACTCGCTGGTGGAGATTCAGCCCATCGACGCGGTGGGTGTCCGCGCGGGCCAGCAGTACACGCCCCTCAGCCGGCACGAGTCCTGGGGCCCCCAGCAGATTCTCTTCCCCGAGTTCGCCACCATCGCCAACTACTACTGGACCGGCCGCGACAAGGGCGTGACCCTCTTCGGAACGATGGAGCGCCTGGAGTACTACGTGGGCATCTACAGCGGCTCGCCGCTGCGGACCGTCACCTCCGAGGCCGGCAAGTTCCAGCTCAACGCCCGCGCCACCATCTCCCCCATGGGCAAGCCCGGCTACGGCGAGCTGCCCTACATCATGTCAGGAGACAAGGAACCCCCACCGCTCAACGTGTCCTTCACGCTCCAGGGCGCGGGTGGCGAGGTCAACCAGGTGAAGGAGAACTTCAACCCGGAGGCCGGCATCTTCCAGATTCTCCGCGAAGGCACGCGGCGCTTCGCCACCGGAGGCGTGGACCTCTTCATCCAGGCGCGCAGGTTCAACTTCTTCGGCGAGGCGTACATCAGCCGGATCGACCCGCCGGGCACCGCCGCCAACTACACGAGCTTCGGCGCGTGGGTTCAGGCCGACTACTGCTTCTACAAGAAGATCCTCGATGCGGGCGTGAGGCTGAGCTACCTCAACCCCAGCATCGAGCTGCCGGATGACCTGCTCTACATCGTGGAGGCGCAGCTCGGCTGGTTCGTCAACGCGCCCCACCTCGCCTTCAAGCTGCGCTACCAGCTCGCCCATCAGCAGGAAGCCGCGGGCGCGGAGGCCGCCGCCGTCCCCATCGCCACCAAGGCCGGCACCACGCAGCTCGTCACGCTGCAACTCAATCTGGCGTTCTAGCCCCCACCTCCCGCTCTCGCGGGCGTCCGCGCGGGCTTCGCGTTATGCCATCCGTCCACCGCCGCTCCCCGCGGCGCCCGGCCGGCACGGAGACGCCGAAGCCATGCTCCCCATCGACCACACCCTCCTCGCCCGCCTGGACCTCAACCTGCTCGTGGCCTTCGATGCCCTCATGCGCGAGCGCCACGTCACCCGGGCCGCTCGCCGCATCGGTCTGGGCCAGCCCACGATGAGCCACCACCTCGCGCGCCTGCGTGAGCTGCTCGGCGACGAGCTCTTCACGCGCGCCCCCACGGGCATCGTGCCCACGCCTCATGCGCTGGCGCTCGCGGAGCCCGTCCGCACGGCGCTCGAGTGCCTCCAGGGAGTGCTCACCCGGCGCCCGTTCGACCCCGCGACCCAGGAGCGTCACTTCCGCGTGAGCCTCTCGGATGGACTGGAGTCCTCGCTGATGCCGCCCTTCCTGGCGCTCGCCGCCCAGGAAGCACCGGGTGTCACCCTGTCGCTCTCGCCGCTCCAGGAAGGCACGGGCCCCGCGATGCTGGATGACGGCTCGCTGGACCTGCTCGTGGGGCCGCCCCAGGAGCAGGCCCCGCACCACAAGGTGCGCTTGTTCTGCAGCGCGGGGTATCTCGTCCTCTTCGACCCTCAAGTCGTCCACGTGGACACGCCGCTGTCGCTGGAGGACTTCCTCTCCATCCCCCACGTCCGCGTGTCGCGGCGCGCGGACTCCAGCGACGCCGTGGATGATGCGCTGGCGAAGCTCCGGCTGCGGCGCCGCGTGGCGGTCCACACGGCCCACTCGCTCAGCGTGCCCCACCTGCTGCTCGGGTCGAGGCTGCTCGGACTTCTTCCGCGTCGCGCGGCGCTGGCCACCGCGAGGGCCTTTGGCCTGAGCCACAGCCCGCCCCCGCTCGAGCTCCCGCAGGACTCCATCGCGATGCGCTGGCACGCCTCGCGCGACTCCGACCCCGGCCATCGCTGGTTGCTCGAGGCCATGTTCCGAGCCGCCACGCTGAGCGTCGAGCCCAGTGGCTTCACGCGCCTGGCCGCGAGGACACCTCCACCGCCCCGGCGTTCGTCGCGTCA from Myxococcus stipitatus carries:
- the glsA gene encoding glutaminase A, whose translation is MTLALRRRRSWLLSTCLLALAGPSLALGANPPSSTKPAPAPSTAARPSPGDEARPSGAEIQQALQKAHQQFRGTKDGKNADYIPYLAKVDSNLFGLAVVTVDGEVYTVGDATSPFPIESLSKPFTLARLMEEVGAKKVEDKIGVDATGQPFNSIIAIEMNKDHRAGNPLVNAGAITSVSMIPAKTPEERWKKLSDNFNAFAGDHLPVNQDVYKSETDTNTRNQSITALLESYDVLGSPADQALDLYTRQCSVNVTAKQLATMGATLANGGINPITGARVISADTARRTLALMATNGLYENTGEWLYQAGVPAKSGVGGGIVAVVPGRYAIAAFSPPLDKAGNSVRAQRAITQVVNSLGDNLYASTPTPEHQQGIGGSGRPMKKHAPKSTPAHSP
- a CDS encoding porin, with translation MRFAAFFAAVSSGLLAPAESRADDEDSKDKDEDKPTLVGGFDEKNGFHLQSEDGNYLLAIGLQAGYKLEPVFLDGKAESRTAFSFLRPIMRGNIYRPWIRFWTSLELADPPLYLLDSLVEIQPIDAVGVRAGQQYTPLSRHESWGPQQILFPEFATIANYYWTGRDKGVTLFGTMERLEYYVGIYSGSPLRTVTSEAGKFQLNARATISPMGKPGYGELPYIMSGDKEPPPLNVSFTLQGAGGEVNQVKENFNPEAGIFQILREGTRRFATGGVDLFIQARRFNFFGEAYISRIDPPGTAANYTSFGAWVQADYCFYKKILDAGVRLSYLNPSIELPDDLLYIVEAQLGWFVNAPHLAFKLRYQLAHQQEAAGAEAAAVPIATKAGTTQLVTLQLNLAF
- a CDS encoding LysR family transcriptional regulator, whose amino-acid sequence is MLPIDHTLLARLDLNLLVAFDALMRERHVTRAARRIGLGQPTMSHHLARLRELLGDELFTRAPTGIVPTPHALALAEPVRTALECLQGVLTRRPFDPATQERHFRVSLSDGLESSLMPPFLALAAQEAPGVTLSLSPLQEGTGPAMLDDGSLDLLVGPPQEQAPHHKVRLFCSAGYLVLFDPQVVHVDTPLSLEDFLSIPHVRVSRRADSSDAVDDALAKLRLRRRVAVHTAHSLSVPHLLLGSRLLGLLPRRAALATARAFGLSHSPPPLELPQDSIAMRWHASRDSDPGHRWLLEAMFRAATLSVEPSGFTRLAARTPPPPRRSSRQKVAMGFTGEPVPPSTARGATLKRKS